CAGTAGCGCCAATCCCGCCCACCGAAAATCCGCAATCACCGCCAGAGCCAATGTCCGATACACCCGCCATGGAAACTGCTCCCTCAGAAACTCCTGCCGAAGAGATAATTGCAGAAGTAGTCGATACGCCGCCGGTTGAAGGCGCGGAAGAATTGGAGTTGACTGAAGTAATCGAAGATACGCCGCAGGAAAAACCAGCGGAACAGCCAGTCTCCGTCGCTAAGCCTGCGCCGGCCGCCGCGCCAAAAAGCGAAGCCTTGGCCGAGGAAGGCCGCAAAGCCTTTTTGAAGGAATCTCCCGGCGCCGTTCCTGCCGTTGTGCCCAAAGAAACGGCGATGGACAGTGATTTTGTTGGGCTAGTGTCACCGCCAATCCGCGAGATTTCCACAAATACGCTGGCGGAGCTTGCCGGGGCTATTCATGCCCGTGGTTTCATGTTAGGAAATGTGTCTATGACCCTAGAAGATTTAATCCGCGATTTAATGCGTCCGCATTTGAAAGACTGGCTGGATAAAAACTTGCCAGGCATTGTCGAACGCATGGTCCGCGCTGAAATTGAACGCATGGCTAACGAAGCCGAAGCGCGTAAAGATTTAATTTAACCTGAAATTAAAGCCCAATTACAAATTGGGATCGATAGACGAAAAAGTAACGATAAGAAATCGTGCCTAAAAATTCATCCACGGCGCGCTTGATGGACAATTCATTGCCGGCATCGCGCCAATAATAATCGTCGCCGCACAAAACGCCGCCGGATTTGATTTTTGGATGCCAGGCACGCAAATCCTGGGCGACGGCTTGATAACTGTGATCGCCGTCGATATATGCCCAATCCAATGATGCATCTTGAATTTTTGCCGCTGCGTCCACCGATGTGTGGCGCATAATTTGCACATTGTTCTGATTGGCAAAACGTTTTGCGACATAATGGTATATATTTTCGATGCCTGCGCCGTCATCCACTTTTTCCATATTGATGCCGGGCGGCAAACCGTGGCGCGCGCCGATCGTGACGATGCCTTCATCGAACTGCCACGGATCGATCAGATATAATCGTTGTGGATCGCGAAAGCGTAAAATCTTTTCGGAAAAATCGCCTTTCCATACGCCGACTTCGGCGCCATTGCTGTTGGCGGGAATGCAATTCAATAATACATAACGCGAACCGGCGGCTTTTTTGAATTCCTTGTCCGTGATGCGGCTGATCCAGTCCTGCAAATAAAGCGGTAACAGGCGCAGTCCGCCGCGATTGCGTTTGGTGTAAAGTTTTTCGAATTTTTGCTGTAATGCTGTGGCCATGGCAGACGCTATAACATGCAAAAGACGGTTTTTCAATTAATTGCAATGTAATCCTGGGCGCTGTATTTAAATCTGATGCCTAAAAAACAGGCCTGTTTACAGCAATCATATCCTTTTCAACTAAAAATATATTGCAAAAAGATATATTTTATGATATATCTATAAGCCATTAAAAAATAATAATATTTTGGAGGATGGGGATGCAAAAGGGTATTTTCGCTGCAGGTGCAGCCGTTATGGTTGCCTGTCTTTCTGGGAATGCAAAAGCTGCTTTTATTAGCTCGGAAACTGTGATGGTATGGGCTCCTAAAACCAGCAATGTCGGCCAGGGCGATCCTGGTTACGATGCGATGAGAAACGTCGTACATGTTAGCTCATCCACGTATGCGGCAATGAGCGTTCCAGGTATCGTAGCCAATGGCATAGCGGATTATCTGGATCTGCCAAAAATTGTCAGTCCTTGGGGGTCAGAACGCCGTCAGACCGTACCAGTTTTTGAAAATGCCCCACGTTTCACTTTTGAATCAGGCGGACCAATTCATGCTGGCGGCGGCGGTGGAAGTGGCGGCGTGCCGCAAGGCCCATCTGTTCCAGCACCGGGCGTATTGGCATTGTTGGGCTTGGGGATCTTGGTTATGGGTGGACGCCGGGCACGTTAATTCGCGGCTATATTCCAACAAAATTGAATTATATTGGCGGTTTTAGGATTTAACGGCTATAAATATTATCCCGATAAATTAACGTTTTTATGGATAATATAATGCCGACCGGTAACGACATTCGTAAGACTTTTCTAGATTTTTTTGCCAAGAACGACCACACCATCGTTCCATCCAGTCCACTTGTGCCGCGCAACGATCCGACCTTGATGTTCGCCAATTCCGGCATGGTGCAATTTAAAAATTATTTCACCGGCGCGGAAAAGACCGATTTAAAACGCGCGACCACCTCGCAAAAATGCGTCCGCGCCGGCGGCAAGCATAATGACCTTGAAAATGTCGGGTATACCGCGCGTCACCATACGTTTTTTGAAATGCTGGGCAATTTTTCGTTCGGCGATTATTTTAAGGAACGCGCGATTGAACTCGCCTGGAATCTTATTACCAAGGAATACGGGATTGACAAAAAACGCCTGTGCGTGACCGTGTTTCACGAAGATAACGAAGCCATTCAATATTGGAAAAAAATCGCCGGTCTAAGCGACGATAAAATTATTCGTATCGCTACATCCGATAATTTCTGGTCGATGGGCGATACCGGCCCGTGCGGTCCATGTTCGGAAATTTTTTACGATCACGGCGATAAAATTGCTGGCGGCCCGCCGGGTTCGCCCGATGCCGATGGCGACCGGTTTGTTGAAATCTGGAATCTGGTATTCATGCAATATGAACAAGTCAGCGCCGATAAACGCATTGCCTTGCCGAAACCGTCTATCGATACCGGCATGGGTTTGGAACGGGTCAGCGCGGTTCTGCAAGGCGTGCATAATAACTATGACACGGATTTGCTGCGCGATTTGGTTACCGCATCGGCGGATATCAGCGGCAAAAAAGCCGAAGGCAAGCAATTGGTTTCCCATCGCGTGATCGCCGATCATTTGCGAGCATCGTCATTCCTGATCGCCGATGGCGTGTTGCCGTCTAACGAATGGCGCCGTTATGTGTTGCGCCGGATCATGCGCCGCGCGATGCGGCATGCGCATATGCTGGGTTGCACCGATCCGCACATGCATAAATTGGTGCCTTCGCTGTTGACGTTGATGGGCACGGCTTATCCAGAATTGGTGCAGGCAAAAGTTTTAATTACCGAAACGCTGAAGATCGAGGAAGAGCGTTTTAAAACCACGCTGGGCAAGGGATTGAAACTGCTGGACGAGGAATTGGCGAAATTGCCAGCATCCGCGAAATTGCCGGGCGATGTGGCGTTCCGTTTATACGACACGTTTGGATTTCCGCTGGATCTAACCCAAGACGTTTTGCGCGCCCAAGACCGCGCGGTCGATACGGCAGGATTCGATTCCGCCATGCAAAAGCAAAAAGAAGATGCGCGCAAGGCCTGGGCCGGATCGGGCGAGGCGGCGGATGAACGCGTTTGGTTCGATATCAAGGAAAAAACCGGCGCGACAGAATTTTTGGGTTACGACACGCTGACCGCCAGCGGCAAAATTACGTCCATAGTCCAAGGCGGCAAGTCGGTCGATAAATTGGCCAAAGGGGCGGAGGCCTGGATCACCGTCAACCAAACGCCATTTTACGGCGAATCGGGCGGCCAGGTCGGCGATACCGGCGAAATGAAAACCGAATCGGGCGCGGTATTGACCGTAACCGACACGCAGAAAAAACTGGGCGATGTGTTCGCGCATTTGGTGAAATCCAACGCCGATGTCAAGGTCGGGGATGCGGTAAATATGATTGTCGACACAGCGCGGCGAAATCAAATCCGCGCGCACCATTCGGCGACGCATTTGCTGCACGAAGCCTTGCGCCAAAAACTGGGCACGCATGTCGCGCAAAAAGGATCTTTGGTTTCGGACGAACGGCTGCGGTTCGATATTTCGCATAACAAACCGATGACGGACGAAGAA
The sequence above is a segment of the Alphaproteobacteria bacterium genome. Coding sequences within it:
- a CDS encoding class I SAM-dependent methyltransferase, with the protein product MATALQQKFEKLYTKRNRGGLRLLPLYLQDWISRITDKEFKKAAGSRYVLLNCIPANSNGAEVGVWKGDFSEKILRFRDPQRLYLIDPWQFDEGIVTIGARHGLPPGINMEKVDDGAGIENIYHYVAKRFANQNNVQIMRHTSVDAAAKIQDASLDWAYIDGDHSYQAVAQDLRAWHPKIKSGGVLCGDDYYWRDAGNELSIKRAVDEFLGTISYRYFFVYRSQFVIGL
- a CDS encoding PEP-CTERM sorting domain-containing protein; its protein translation is MQKGIFAAGAAVMVACLSGNAKAAFISSETVMVWAPKTSNVGQGDPGYDAMRNVVHVSSSTYAAMSVPGIVANGIADYLDLPKIVSPWGSERRQTVPVFENAPRFTFESGGPIHAGGGGGSGGVPQGPSVPAPGVLALLGLGILVMGGRRAR
- the alaS gene encoding alanine--tRNA ligase; translation: MPTGNDIRKTFLDFFAKNDHTIVPSSPLVPRNDPTLMFANSGMVQFKNYFTGAEKTDLKRATTSQKCVRAGGKHNDLENVGYTARHHTFFEMLGNFSFGDYFKERAIELAWNLITKEYGIDKKRLCVTVFHEDNEAIQYWKKIAGLSDDKIIRIATSDNFWSMGDTGPCGPCSEIFYDHGDKIAGGPPGSPDADGDRFVEIWNLVFMQYEQVSADKRIALPKPSIDTGMGLERVSAVLQGVHNNYDTDLLRDLVTASADISGKKAEGKQLVSHRVIADHLRASSFLIADGVLPSNEWRRYVLRRIMRRAMRHAHMLGCTDPHMHKLVPSLLTLMGTAYPELVQAKVLITETLKIEEERFKTTLGKGLKLLDEELAKLPASAKLPGDVAFRLYDTFGFPLDLTQDVLRAQDRAVDTAGFDSAMQKQKEDARKAWAGSGEAADERVWFDIKEKTGATEFLGYDTLTASGKITSIVQGGKSVDKLAKGAEAWITVNQTPFYGESGGQVGDTGEMKTESGAVLTVTDTQKKLGDVFAHLVKSNADVKVGDAVNMIVDTARRNQIRAHHSATHLLHEALRQKLGTHVAQKGSLVSDERLRFDISHNKPMTDEEILHVETEVNKRIAGNTTVSTRLLPKDDAVALGAMAMFGEKYADTVRVIGMGGVDPGAKKEYSLELCGGTHVSRTGDIGFFRVTSESAVAAGVRRIEGLAGGAAIAYTQAENKILQGIADTLKVPVPELQNRVQQLAEDRKRLERELSDLKKQMASGGSGGGSSPDVKDVGGIKFSARQVDGIPARDLKSIADTIKSKLGSGVIAVATSDEGRASIVISVTPDLTARVSAVDLIKLATPILGGQGGGGRPEMAQGGGPDAGKIADAFAAIENALRQKQAA
- a CDS encoding DUF2497 domain-containing protein; translation: MSQQDKGQGEPSMEEILASIRRIISDDDKDEEPAIEEAAQDAAAETAAPAAVTTPDAPVAPIPPTENPQSPPEPMSDTPAMETAPSETPAEEIIAEVVDTPPVEGAEELELTEVIEDTPQEKPAEQPVSVAKPAPAAAPKSEALAEEGRKAFLKESPGAVPAVVPKETAMDSDFVGLVSPPIREISTNTLAELAGAIHARGFMLGNVSMTLEDLIRDLMRPHLKDWLDKNLPGIVERMVRAEIERMANEAEARKDLI